The Triplophysa dalaica isolate WHDGS20190420 chromosome 5, ASM1584641v1, whole genome shotgun sequence genome window below encodes:
- the LOC130420262 gene encoding proline and serine-rich protein 2, translating to MDVHVHRTPHYGLKDRQPEDDLQFLSLEERECILFFEETIGSLEEEFENDGAGRTAQRHTPAEMRPASYERDHDIIDLVHVTPEDKRTNVMPDFQKLIIPPETHYEMKPQREPPMNFPPGLNITSPASEEGGHLPPPGSIPTPVVIASKIAEHQGANSASASPSVLLQRRLSLELPQNPVTKHGPPTHAKPTHLPDNISLLLGSREHIPHSIAMEAVNAQERRAQMLANLTGPAHPLEGGEPSCVRNLPTRSVSFRQPTPDQSRMEALSKLGLAQRRTQSVMQPSADFNKDSSSGRTALRSNSTSRYTLSSVNEPTIASMPPQNANMAINHKNGSTSKVHGFDTTDYSQSKSTVDRQDKSSQSAAITSGEIRHGDFNSYGGKSIILNPATSFKSGKVPHHNATSPKSNTPEVHLNSFGGWSRVMNPSVAHSDEPNPAYSSYSQSPPNTSRISPPNAYGARSKTFSPVKEVSITADEDSPTRDAVPLHPKPPFHPAATRPAEQSPSAASRPARHSGPLSPTKPRASPTSQEIRSKPTVKQSFRTQGITVQFSGKGATDEARRDALRKLGLMRGGP from the exons ATGGACGTACACGTGCACCGGACGCCTCATTACGGGCTGAAAGACCGCCAGCCT gAGGATGATCTACAGTTCCTCAGTCTTGAGGAGAGGGAGTGTATTTTGTTCTTTGAGGAGACCATCGGTTCTCTGGAGGAGGAGTTTGAGAATGACGGAGCGGGAAGAACGGCACAAAGGCACACACCTGCAGAGATGCGCCCGGCCTCGTATGAGAGAGATCATGACATCATTGATCTGGTGCACGTTACACCTGAAGACAAACGCACAAACGTCATGCCAG ATTTCCAGAAGCTGATTATACCTCCAGAAACCCACTATGAGATGAAGCCCCAACGTGAGCCCCCCATGAATTTCCCTCCAGGGCTGAACATCACATCTCCAGCATCAGAGGAAGGTGGACACCTGCCACCACCCGGTTCCATTCCCACCCCCGTCGTCATCGCTAGTAAGATCGCCGAGCACCAGGGTGCAAACTCTGCATCCGCATCGCCTTCGGTTCTGCTTCAGCGCAGGCTCAGTCTGGAGTTACCGCAGAACCCCGTGACCAAACACGGCCCTCCGACTCATGCCAAGCCCACGCACCTCCCTGACAACATCAGTTTGTTGCTCGGCAGCCGGGAACACATACCTCATTCCATTGCCATGGAAGCCGTCAACGCGCAGGAGCGACGGGCCCAGATGTTAGCTAACCTCACCGGCCCCGCACACCCTCTGGAGGGCGGAGAGCCGTCTTGCGTCCGCAACCTTCCCACGCGAAGCGTGTCGTTCCGACAGCCGACGCCAGACCAGTCCAGGATGGAGGCCCTTTCGAAGCTTGGACTGGCTCAGAGACGAACGCAGTCGGTCATGCAGCCCTCTGCAGACTTTAACAAAGACAGCAGCAGCGGTAGGACGGCTCTCAGGAGTAACAGCACATCGAGGTACACCCTCAGCAGTGTGAATGAGCCTACCATTGCTAGTATGCCTCCACAAAATGCTAACATGGCCATCAATCATAAGAATGGCAGTACATCCAAAGTTCACGGTTTTGACACCACCGACTACTCCCAGAGCAAAAGCACCGTAGACAGACAGGACAAGTCTAGTCAATCAGCAGCGATAACAAGTGGCGAGATCAGACACGGTGATTTTAACAGCTATGGTGGGAAGAGCATCATCTTAAACCCCGCAACATCCTTCAAATCCGGCAAAGTCCCACATCACAATGCCACATCGCCCAAATCAAACACCCCAGAAGTCCACCTCAATAGCTTCGGCGGTTGGTCCAGAGTCATGAACCCATCCGTGGCGCACAGTGATGAGCCAAACCCTGCATACAGCAGCTACAGCCAATCACCACCCAACACGAGTCGCATCAGCCCACCAAACGCTTACGGAGCCAGATCCAAGACCTTCTCACCAGTCAAAGAGGTTAGCATAACCGCAGACGAAGACTCGCCTACAAGAGATGCGGTACCCCTACACCCCAAACCACCTTTCCATCCCGCCGCGACCAGACCTGCTGAACAATCTCCCTCTGCAGCCTCAAGACCTGCACGTCACTCCGGTCCTCTGAGCCCCACCAAGCCAAGAGCCAGTCCCACGTCCCAAGAGATACGCAGTAAACCTACAGTGAAACAGTCCTTCCGCACGCAGGGAATAACAGTCCAGTTCTCTGGGAAAGGAGCCACAGATGAAGCTAGACGTGATGCCCTACGCAAACTCGGATTGATGAGAGGAGGCCCTTAA